TGATCTGGCTACTTTGGCTCAGAATGAGGATCTCAATGTAGTAGATGATCAAATGAAATACAATGTTTTGTTCCAAAGGCCAAGTGTTTTGTTCGGAAGGCCAAGGATACATGACATGAAAATTGTGCCCTCCACTGTATTTGTTACTGAAATTTTCAACCCCAAACGGAATTACACAAATCAGGGGCGAGCAACCAATAACAAAAATGTTCACAATGGACGAAACGACAAGTGAAGAAACAATCAGAAAACCTAAATAACAATTACAAGAATAATAGCCTTCTCTAGAAAATatcattgaaaataaaaaatcgaGGAAAATGAAGATGCTTCAAAAgtcaaattaagaaaaaaatgcaTTCAATTTGTTTAAGAACAACAAAAACTTagttaaaatatctaaaatattttGGTGACCAAGAAATCTTCGTCGTTGTTCTCTTCCCATAATGACGGAAAATTCCGAATTCCATTTTCGAAATTGACAGAAATTAGTGAAGATGGGGTAGAAATAAGGGATTAGGTTTAGgtgagatttttctttttttttaccccTCTGCAGTAGTTTTCACCTTTTTGCTCCTTTGATCACTTGAACTCACAATCTTAGGGTTGAAAGTGAAAAATGCTTACCATCCAAACAACTCTCTCTTGTCGGTTTAAGTGGGATTTGATTTGAGAATTGACCATACATATAAGAGGGTCTCATTAAGGAATAATAGTCATTTTCCAGCTTTTTTTATTGTTAGGAACCTCAAATTGGAGCTCTAACGTGCATGAGGTCCGGTAGAAGAACTCACGTGAAATGTCATGTAGAATGAACGTGTTTACGGGGCCAACTTAAATCAAGTTCAAATGTCTAAATGTCACTCTCAAAATTGGAGAATGTTTACTTGTCAATTGACCcaagtataatattttctctaaatttaAAAAAGACAAGAAAAAGAGATGAGGAATTTGGTGTGAGAACAAAGAGAGGATTCATCTGAACATGAAAATTATAGGTATTAAATACATGAATTGAGTCATCAAAACATACTAGCTAGTATTCATCTTCAAGATCCAAACAAAGGCAGTAAACAACTAAGCCTACAACTGGAACATATCTGAGATATCTCACTATTCCAACCTTATCTTTCTGGATGTTTTGCAAGTTATCTCCTATCAACCAAGGTTGGAAAATACTGTAGAGACAAATATCCCAGATGAAGGCATAAGCAAGTCTCTCAGAGGATAGATAGCTGAGCAAGAACTCCCACCTATCAGATATACTTCCAAAATCACCATTTTCTCTCCCATAAAAGGCCCAAAATATCGATAGCAAACAGACAGCTCCACCAACCAGTCCAACAATAGATGCACCACGAGTTATGGCTGAACCCAATTTCGAGGTTGCTCTTGGAGGGTACTCCGAGTCCACCTTATTTAGCCGAATAGCCATGTATGGAATTAAAAATGCTGCATCCAGTTCCAAAAAAGGTCAATAAGAAGTCTCTTGTCAAACCaagatttattcacaaaaagGAAGGAGTTTACATTTGAAGCGGACAGAAAATCAAAATCAGCAAAGAGAAAAATCCAGTAATATTGGGGAAAAAAATCAGTGTCAGAATATCAAGCTCTTGATTAAGAGAAATTCTAGAAAGCTGAATGCAAATAGTTAATAGCCATGCCATCTTAATCGCCTAGGCTCCTAGTCACTGATAGAGTTTTCACTTTAGCTCCTGAGCAATTTTGATCGAAGCAATTCGAGTATAACCAGGAAATCATATTATACAGATACCATTTATCATCCTATTTTCTTCAGTGGACACATTGCAGAGTTCCAACGGGATGTAGGACACTATATTTATCCACAACCTTgcacaataataaaaaaaaggactAGAAAAAAGTGCATACTGTTTGTGAGGAACATTTGAAAGCCCCATAGAAGATCTAGTGATCCCTTGAATCTGCCTCTCATACGATCAGTGAACAGTAAAGGAGAATACATGACCGTCCAGCCAATTACAAAATTAAACAGTCCTTCAGACATCTGGAATAAAAATCAGATCGGAATGTCAACATGAGATCCAAGCAATGAAGAAATTTGTACTTTACAAAGTACTTACTGGATGAAGCACTGGTGCCTCTATCAAGTGGATTCCCCCTACTCTGCCAAATGGTTTGTTGTTTCAATATCAAAATTATGGTAAGAGACAGATGGACAATTGAAACGAAACCTCTGAACTGAACTTATATAAGTAACTGCTTAATCTACTAAATTTTATGCATCTAAAACAAGTGATCAAGTTGATATGCAGTGGAAAATGATAAATTCAACATTGCCAGTGTATGGAGAACTGTGTAAATTCTATAACAAGAGAAGATGACCTTGAAGTCATGTCTTGACTAGAAAAAGAATCGTATgcatattaaattttgaatggcacaagcaaacaaattaaaaagataTAAAAGTTGAAATAGAACACCCAATTAAGTCGAACTTTGAAACAACAAATAATTATGGTGGAGGGCCAAGGCACGGTCATTGTTTAACAATCAAACATTTCTGGTTAATATGTTTCAATATTGAGAAATGTAGATGATAAAATAGGTTTATTAATGACTAAACCAAAGGGAAGTTGAGCAGTTAACCAGAGTTAGAGATTTCACCagcaagtataaagaaaataatactccctccatttgaGTACTATTTTGACTTGgacggagtttaagaaagtaaagaagacttttgaatctgtggtcttaaattaaagatatgtcaaatgtaccaaaaGACTCTTTAATCTCGTGgttttaaacatgtcatgtggaaAGTTGGAATTAAAAAGTTGTTAAAAAAGGAAAGAGGCATTCTTTTTGAATCAcactaaaaaggaaaataggataaacaaattgaaacggaaggAGTATATGTTCAAGAATGAAGCTAATTGATACGAGTGCCAATTTATGCCACCAATTGCTAAAAAGAAGCAACGAAATTAGCATCCACTGACAATAAAAGAGTGCAGGTTAAATTTTTGCGTAAAATTAATCTGGTATAACTAAAAAGAATTCAACATACCAGCATTCAGAAGAGGAAGGATGAAGAAGAAATTGAGGGAGAGACCAACCAGATCATTGACTGTTTCTGAACTAATTGCCCACACAGGATCTCCCTGcattatatatcaaaatattttcaagtagCATGAAGTTCGTGGAGGTGTATCagcaaattgaagtttatgaaccaCACATTTCATGTCTCCCTTTTCATGAGCAGCAAATGGGGAGAGGTGGAGGAACTAAATTTACATGTCTTGCGTGTGATGCTATCATCAATTATAAAGGAGAAACACAGTCATTTGGTAGAAAAATGAAAAACCATAGCAAGTTTCTGAAAAATGAGTAACAAAAGAACATGCAGTCACAATGGGCCTCACCATGAAGAAAC
This sequence is a window from Solanum dulcamara chromosome 10, daSolDulc1.2, whole genome shotgun sequence. Protein-coding genes within it:
- the LOC129871389 gene encoding uncharacterized protein LOC129871389, coding for MSAETLLCTKTFIYGHQSVIHGRQEYNSSFGQNAKWSGTSARLGLRPKVKRSMQLGRHCLCGIGRRRLVFTTRADGGGSGGVDSIIERDDKLRKLTQSILWTAEGVYVLWLFLLPYAPGDPVWAISSETVNDLVGLSLNFFFILPLLNAGGIHLIEAPVLHPMSEGLFNFVIGWTVMYSPLLFTDRMRGRFKGSLDLLWGFQMFLTNTFLIPYMAIRLNKVDSEYPPRATSKLGSAITRGASIVGLVGGAVCLLSIFWAFYGRENGDFGSISDRWEFLLSYLSSERLAYAFIWDICLYSIFQPWLIGDNLQNIQKDKVGIVRYLRYVPVVGLVVYCLCLDLEDEY